Proteins encoded within one genomic window of Spirochaeta isovalerica:
- a CDS encoding deoxynucleoside kinase: MSKYIVIAGNIGAGKSTLVEKLTESINWQPYYEPVSENPYLKDFYKDMHKWAFHSQLFFLSDRMSMHKELQDFKGNVVQDRSIYEDAEIFARNLYINGYMNERDFQTYWKMYSIAINLLNPPDLIVYLKASVPALQTRIAIRNRDFESSISEDYLHNLNILYEKWISKYRESEVLTLDIEEHDILNRPEDLDRIVMRIKEKLRAGQGELF; this comes from the coding sequence ATGAGCAAATATATTGTCATTGCCGGTAATATCGGTGCGGGTAAATCAACACTGGTTGAAAAACTGACAGAATCTATTAATTGGCAGCCCTATTATGAACCGGTTTCGGAAAACCCCTACCTTAAGGATTTTTATAAGGATATGCATAAATGGGCCTTTCATTCCCAGCTGTTTTTTCTCAGCGATAGAATGTCCATGCATAAAGAACTACAGGATTTCAAAGGTAACGTTGTACAGGACAGGTCGATTTACGAAGACGCTGAAATCTTTGCCCGTAATCTTTATATAAACGGGTATATGAATGAAAGAGATTTCCAGACATATTGGAAGATGTACTCCATAGCCATCAATCTCCTGAATCCTCCTGATCTGATTGTTTATCTGAAAGCTTCCGTTCCGGCGCTTCAAACCCGAATTGCTATCAGAAACAGAGATTTCGAATCATCAATTTCTGAAGATTATCTCCATAACCTGAATATTCTCTATGAGAAATGGATCAGTAAGTACAGGGAAAGCGAAGTGCTTACGCTGGACATTGAGGAACATGATATTCTGAATCGACCGGAAGATCTTGACCGGATTGTTATGAGAATAAAAGAAAAACTGAGAGCGGGGCAGGGAGAGCTGTTTTAA
- a CDS encoding glycoside hydrolase family 65 protein, protein MNTKEWIIEQSDFSDHSKNGLMESLFTMGNGFLGLRGNFPLIPSAEEKGTFINGFFESGPITYGEKAYGYADNWQTIVPLPEGKNVEFEADGLPLFAEGLSSGNLYRQLNLKEGSTHWSFTLQDRKGRKYKGRILILIPFNTRGVVRFQWRISAPDSVKTLVIKSSVQPEKKEGTETDDPRLPGHFDGSTLTGSLLENKEHSLYALHAQGSGLSAYCSMDNRVDGLAGLKVRNESNHTGLLEIIEGSPMGEVTLEKTVSYNFGPADDSGPVIAGLLKELESVAQHTTEELMAGHKAFMELFWKNSDVLIEGDSEAQLSLRYNLFQLLQSAGRDSRSSIAAKGLSGSGYEGHYFWDAETYVLPFFIYTNPDVARSMLKYRISIVPAAEKRAGKLSHKGILFPWRTINGEECSAYYPAGTAQYHINSDIALGLASYIDVTGDDSLLNEGGDKLLAGTARFWCDLGTYVDGKGFCFHSVTGPDEYTAIVDNNYFTNLCARENLRSAARLLENRVDEEERLSWIRRADEIYLPEEGGVTPQDDSFLEKEKWDFANTDKSSYPLLLHYHPLSIYRKQVLKQADVIMAQALFPSELSKEQMKRNFDYYEQVTTRDSSLSACAQGISAFHLGYGDLAWEYFNETLHTDRKDLHGNVSHGLHTAAMGGSFLMIIKGFLGLESHPGSFFFKPALPDRLKSISLQLKLKESTLRIVLEQKRVLYKSVSGTAEFFHYGKKIRLDEEKEESFLIPERVSVEFTLFRPKT, encoded by the coding sequence ATGAATACGAAAGAGTGGATCATCGAACAGAGTGATTTCTCAGATCATAGTAAAAACGGATTGATGGAAAGTCTATTCACCATGGGCAACGGCTTTCTCGGGCTCCGGGGAAATTTCCCCTTAATTCCCTCTGCTGAGGAGAAGGGGACCTTTATAAATGGTTTTTTTGAATCCGGTCCCATAACCTACGGAGAAAAAGCTTACGGATATGCCGATAACTGGCAGACTATAGTGCCTCTTCCCGAAGGTAAAAATGTTGAATTTGAAGCGGACGGCTTGCCTCTCTTTGCAGAAGGACTCTCTTCCGGCAATTTATACCGTCAATTGAACCTGAAAGAAGGTTCCACACATTGGTCTTTTACACTTCAGGACCGGAAAGGCAGGAAATACAAAGGCAGGATATTAATTCTGATACCTTTCAATACCAGAGGTGTCGTAAGGTTCCAGTGGAGAATCTCTGCACCTGACAGCGTCAAAACCCTGGTTATAAAAAGCTCTGTTCAGCCAGAAAAGAAAGAAGGGACTGAAACAGATGATCCCCGGCTTCCCGGACATTTTGACGGTTCTACCTTAACCGGAAGTCTTCTCGAAAATAAAGAGCATTCCCTATACGCTTTGCACGCTCAGGGAAGCGGTCTTTCGGCATATTGCTCTATGGATAACAGAGTGGATGGACTGGCGGGACTGAAGGTCAGAAATGAATCCAATCATACCGGTCTTCTGGAGATTATCGAAGGGAGCCCCATGGGAGAGGTGACCCTGGAAAAAACGGTTTCATACAATTTCGGACCAGCCGATGACTCCGGCCCTGTCATAGCCGGTCTTTTGAAAGAACTGGAATCAGTTGCCCAGCACACGACAGAAGAGCTAATGGCCGGCCATAAGGCATTTATGGAGCTCTTCTGGAAGAATTCTGATGTCCTCATTGAAGGGGATTCTGAAGCTCAGCTCAGTCTCCGCTACAATTTATTCCAGCTTCTGCAATCGGCCGGCAGGGATTCGAGGAGTTCGATTGCCGCGAAAGGCTTGAGCGGATCCGGTTACGAAGGTCATTATTTCTGGGACGCTGAGACATATGTTCTTCCCTTTTTCATTTATACCAACCCCGATGTAGCCAGAAGCATGCTGAAATACAGAATCTCTATCGTACCCGCAGCAGAGAAAAGAGCGGGAAAACTCAGTCACAAAGGCATCCTGTTCCCCTGGAGGACCATAAACGGAGAAGAGTGCTCAGCCTATTATCCCGCCGGTACAGCCCAGTACCATATTAATTCCGATATAGCTCTCGGACTTGCCAGTTATATTGATGTAACAGGCGATGATTCTCTTCTGAACGAAGGGGGAGACAAGCTCCTTGCCGGAACGGCCCGGTTCTGGTGTGATCTGGGAACATATGTGGACGGCAAAGGCTTTTGTTTCCACAGTGTGACAGGTCCTGATGAATACACAGCCATAGTCGATAATAATTATTTCACGAATCTCTGCGCCCGTGAAAACCTCAGATCAGCAGCACGTTTGCTGGAAAACAGAGTAGATGAAGAGGAAAGGCTTTCCTGGATAAGGCGGGCCGATGAGATCTACCTCCCGGAAGAAGGAGGCGTGACTCCCCAGGATGACAGTTTTCTGGAGAAAGAGAAGTGGGATTTCGCCAACACCGATAAATCCTCATATCCTCTTCTCCTTCATTATCATCCTTTGAGCATTTACCGGAAACAGGTTCTGAAACAGGCTGATGTGATAATGGCTCAGGCTCTTTTCCCTTCAGAGCTTTCAAAAGAGCAGATGAAAAGAAACTTTGATTATTATGAACAAGTCACGACCAGGGACTCATCTCTCAGCGCCTGCGCTCAGGGAATCAGCGCATTTCATCTGGGTTACGGCGATCTGGCGTGGGAATATTTTAATGAGACTCTCCATACAGATAGAAAAGATCTTCACGGTAATGTCTCTCACGGTCTGCATACCGCGGCAATGGGCGGTTCCTTCCTTATGATAATAAAGGGGTTTTTAGGACTAGAGTCACATCCCGGTTCTTTTTTCTTTAAACCGGCTTTGCCCGATAGACTTAAAAGCATTTCTCTTCAGCTGAAATTGAAGGAGAGTACTCTGAGGATCGTTCTTGAACAGAAAAGAGTTCTCTATAAATCGGTTTCCGGAACTGCGGAGTTCTTTCATTACGGGAAGAAGATCAGGCTGGATGAGGAGAAGGAAGAAAGCTTTTTGATTCCGGAAAGAGTATCTGTTGAATTTACTCTTTTCAGACCGAAAACCTGA